A single genomic interval of Nonomuraea rubra harbors:
- a CDS encoding CASTOR/POLLUX-related putative ion channel, with the protein MSKITFRERARYWFDNTMSRGTASLIGWLAVVSVGLIVVVAALTMWLAPGEPEGVGHAGEVLWIALMHALTPGKVASDKGSLAYMTVMFVCSLGGLFIVSMLVGLLSNGLKQRVDRLRRGRSRIVESGHTVILGWSDQVFTIVAELVKAHASQKGSVIAVLAERDKLEMEEAIREHVAELGRTRVVCRTGRPTEPRDLALMNLAAARSVVVLSPEGEDPDAHVIKILLALAKRRGAHPPVVAGLTSSRNAAAARLAGGPDVHLVDSDDTASRLIVQSSRQSGMSVVCMDLLNFDGGEIYLRTPKKLVGVTYGDALHAYQTASVIGLRRPSGVVLNPPADTVVNADDEVIVIAHDDSHVRLAAGRPSIDEAAIVTAGKASTEPERTLLLNWNGRAEQIIRYLDGYVAAGSVLEVAADHPKAGTGLAGLRNLTVNVKDCDTTDRFALESLGVGLFQHVIVLSDDRFDPHHADTRTLMTLLQLRDMQSTLGEHYSIVSEMHDENNRALAEVTEADDIVISDTVIGLLLAQLAENRHLADVFAYLFDSQGSEIYPRPAGDYVKTGTQVSFATVVESARRRGETAIGYRNATARNDPPHYGIVLNPDKSEPIVLGTRDSVIVLAER; encoded by the coding sequence GTGTCGAAGATCACGTTCCGCGAACGGGCGCGGTACTGGTTCGACAACACCATGTCCAGGGGCACGGCGTCGCTGATCGGCTGGCTGGCTGTGGTGTCGGTCGGGCTGATCGTGGTCGTCGCGGCGCTCACGATGTGGCTGGCGCCCGGCGAGCCCGAGGGCGTGGGTCACGCGGGCGAGGTGCTCTGGATCGCTCTCATGCACGCCCTGACCCCCGGCAAGGTGGCCAGCGACAAGGGCTCGCTGGCGTACATGACCGTGATGTTCGTCTGCTCGCTCGGCGGGCTGTTCATCGTCAGCATGCTCGTCGGCCTGCTCTCCAACGGCCTCAAGCAGAGGGTGGACCGGCTGCGCAGGGGGCGTTCGCGGATCGTGGAGTCCGGGCACACGGTGATCCTCGGCTGGTCGGACCAGGTGTTCACGATCGTGGCCGAGCTGGTCAAGGCGCATGCCAGCCAGAAGGGCTCCGTGATCGCCGTACTCGCGGAACGTGACAAGCTCGAGATGGAAGAGGCCATCCGCGAGCACGTCGCCGAGCTCGGCAGGACCCGCGTCGTCTGCCGCACCGGCCGCCCCACCGAGCCGCGCGACCTGGCGCTGATGAACCTGGCGGCGGCCCGCTCCGTCGTCGTGCTCTCACCCGAGGGCGAGGACCCCGACGCCCACGTGATCAAGATTCTGCTCGCCCTGGCCAAGCGCCGCGGCGCCCACCCGCCGGTGGTGGCCGGCCTCACCTCCAGCCGCAACGCCGCCGCCGCCCGCCTGGCCGGCGGCCCCGACGTGCACCTGGTCGACTCCGACGACACCGCCTCCCGGCTCATCGTGCAGTCCTCCCGCCAGTCCGGCATGTCCGTCGTCTGCATGGACCTGCTGAACTTCGACGGCGGCGAGATCTACCTGCGCACCCCGAAGAAGCTCGTCGGCGTCACCTACGGCGACGCGCTGCACGCCTACCAGACCGCCTCCGTCATCGGCCTGCGCCGGCCCTCCGGCGTCGTGCTGAACCCGCCCGCCGACACCGTCGTCAACGCCGACGACGAGGTCATCGTCATCGCCCACGACGACTCCCACGTCCGCCTGGCCGCCGGCAGGCCGTCCATCGACGAGGCCGCCATCGTCACCGCCGGCAAGGCGTCCACCGAGCCCGAGCGCACGCTCCTGCTCAACTGGAACGGCCGCGCCGAGCAGATCATCCGCTACCTCGACGGCTACGTGGCGGCCGGCTCGGTCCTGGAGGTCGCCGCCGACCACCCCAAGGCCGGCACCGGCCTCGCGGGCCTGCGCAATCTCACCGTGAACGTCAAGGACTGCGACACCACGGACAGGTTCGCGCTGGAATCGCTCGGCGTCGGCCTCTTCCAGCACGTCATCGTGCTCTCCGACGACCGCTTCGACCCGCACCACGCCGACACGCGCACCCTCATGACGCTGCTGCAGCTGCGCGACATGCAGAGCACGCTCGGCGAGCACTACTCGATCGTCAGCGAGATGCACGACGAGAACAACCGCGCCCTGGCCGAGGTCACCGAGGCCGACGACATCGTGATCAGCGACACCGTCATCGGCCTGCTCCTGGCCCAGCTCGCCGAGAACCGGCACCTCGCGGACGTGTTCGCCTACCTCTTCGACTCGCAGGGCTCGGAGATCTACCCCCGGCCCGCCGGCGACTACGTCAAGACCGGCACGCAGGTGTCGTTCGCCACCGTCGTGGAGTCGGCGCGGCGCAGGGGCGAGACCGCGATCGGCTACCGCAACGCCACGGCCCGCAACGACCCGCCCCACTACGGCATCGTGCTGAACCCCGACAAGTCCGAGCCCATCGTGCTCGGCACACGGGACTCGGTCATCGTCCTCGCCGAACGCTGA